TCGATATGCTGATCATAAGTTTCAATAACCAACAGAGAAGGAAAGTATTAACAACATAGTCTGTTTTTGTACTGTTCGgttaaacaaaaatgcaaataaatgttttaaataaataagaatACATATCACAGAGCCTCGTTCCTCTTCTCCTGAGGCAAATATAAAACGTGTTCCTTCCTTGTTGAATCTGGCCCTGTGCAGCGTATTGGAAGCCTGTTGCTTAACTGAATATCATTGACATTATAtctaaaatcatttgaaaacacaaaatcaGCTACGCGCTTTTGAGccgctgcacattagccctgTCATACATGTCCTCTAGATCACACCTTGCAACCGTCATCAAAAGGTGATAATTTAAGGGACGGAGCATGAGATCTTTGAAGGGACTTGCAAGAATGACAATACGATTACCATGAAAGCATGCCCgaatttggcaaattattataatatttatcCACAATCTCCATCATGATCACACCTCAAAAAAATATAACCGTCCTTCCCTTGGCAGCCAATGGCACAGTGTATGTGACAATGGACAGGGCAACGCAACGCAACGAAAAGTGATATACAGATGTGACTTTATTCAATTCGTCTATTTTTTATATGGATGCTATGTACACTCTAATTTAACACAATCTTACAGGCGATGACAACTATAATATTTTCAAGAAATCATCACTGCCAACCAATATTTCAATGTCCCCGATTACCGCACGTTAGCTCCGaaataaaacagaaacaaatacTTATTTTGATAAAGCAATACTGAGAAATAACTAATCGTTGTACCTAAGTTCACTAACGAATCGATGTTAAATCACACGACACATGACAAATTATCATGAAGACTCGTCTACactattttacaatcaatgagaCTACAAAATCTATATTTTGATTAATACCAACTGCTTTTTTACCTGTAAACCCTAAACATtaataggtcatcaaaatcctcCGAGATGGAGAGAGGTGTACTCTGTTCTTTACCCGAAATTCTCCAAAACAACAAAAGTTACTTTTTGTACACCCTCGTGTCTACACTATGGCAAGTACACATAGTCGTCACCGTACTAATTTTAATAGGCATACGTTCATGGGTTTTTCGTCACAGTGACCGCAATCTTCCCGACTGAACAGGAATACGAAGATTGCAACATTATTGATACATCGACTAATTTCAACCCATTCTCCGCCGCAGTTCGAATACGCGCTATCACAGGCACTTGACTCAATGCAAGCGAAATCGTCACTGATACAATCAGGAATTGTAATCACAGGTCGCATCATTGACGGTTTCGCTTGCATTGAGTCGCTTGCTCGTGCGCTACGCTACTAAACTCTCTTATCGCGTCAGCGCAAAGCATTGTGGGAAATGCGCGCCAATGAGAACTCTGCTGCGGAGAATGATTTCGACCATCAGGAATATATCTTAATAGGACAGGTTTTGGTTCAACAGTCATTTGCCTGTCGCTCAACCTATTTGGCAAGTTTGCTGTATTGTAAGTGTATTTCACCACCCATCTATGAATAGCATTGGCGTGGGACATGTCAGTATTAAACTGGCCATTTTCAATAGTATATCATGTGTTTCACACTATCCTATGGTCAGTCTCAATGAATATCGTCGGATAACTACAGTAACATGGCGCGGTTGAGAAAGTCTGTCAAATACTTGCCCGTTTGGCAGCATGCTGCTACGATAATGTTTTAAAATTGCAAGTATGGGCTATTTGTTGTACAATAAATATCGTTCTCCCGGTCAACACTTTCGGTAGTGCATCGTGTTGACGAGCCAGGGTTACTGGGCAAAAACCGAAATGCGACCACGCTCATGATCACTGACAATGACCTTCCCGTACGGTACGTCACTGGTGACGCAAATACCACATGGAGTGACCGGTTCGTTTTCTTCGCTTTGAAAGAGGCACACATATTTATACTTGCTATCAAACTTCTGTACGCGGTTATTTCCAGTGTCACAGACATACACATTTCCATCGTTGTCGATGGTTATATCCTCAGGGGCATTAAATTGGCCGAAACCGTTGCCTTGAGATCCAAAGCATCGCAAGAATTCCCCATCCGCAGTGAAGACCTGGATACGGTTATTGCCTTTGTCCGATACTAAGACCTTGCCATCTTTCTTTGTGCAAACACCATATGGATTGTTGAATTGACCTGGACCTGTCCCAGCAGAACCAAAACAGCCAATATAGGTACCATCTGCCCTGTGGATGTTCACTGTATTAAGATTTGAGCTGATGACGTAGACTTTGCCATCGGTATGGCTGACCGCAATGCCTAGATCATCTGTACAAGATGATCCAAGCAGTCCCTTCATCGCAGAATCGTGTCTGAAGCTTCGTACCAGCTCATAATTTTGATTACAAACTATTACGTCGTATGCTTGATTAGCGGGGCCTGGGGGAGCATAAACGACACCGAATACCGCTATAGGCTTAGCGGTGAAATAGATGTACCCATATTGTGACACGGCTGCAAATTTAAGACGACGAGAGATCTCCACATTTGTGATTTCAATCTTATCACCATCGGTATTTCTATTTATTCTGAATGATTGGAGCCGATAATCATTTGCATCACACACTAACAAATCACCTGTTTTTGTCATTGTGACACCGTGAGGTTTAAATGGCGAACCTTGTTCTGAGGGTAACCCACCGAACTGCCGTAGTAACCCTTTTCGAGGTATCACGTGAACATGAAATGGCGATCCAATAACAGGAGCGTTGTACACTGACACAGATAGTTTGTGCGCCCCCTCTTTCTGTCCGAGACTGCCAAGAGAGAACGTGCTGTCTTCCTTGTGAGTAATTCTGACCTCTTCGGTCTTGTCGTCAGGATCTGTCACCGTCACCTTGATATAGTCTGCTGTAGGCAGGGTCGTAATGGCGTCTTCCGTCGGCTGGATAGAAATGTTCACCTCCTCTTGGATGCGAGCGATCTGTGGAGAGACCTCCCCTTCATATGGACTTACTTTGACCTCCCCGAGACAAAGTTCCTCGAATGAATTCTCTAAAGGCtggaattccatataatcattTGCAACGGGAAATTGATGCGTTCCCTTGGCCAGTGTATTCTCTATTTGAGAAAACACCCACTTGCTCGCCGACATTATTTGAACGGGATTACAGGTCGTCAACAGTTGTTCGGCAAATTCCCGTGCGTGAGCGAAAAGACTCTCTAGGGTTTCCAGCTCTTTGAGTTCAGCGTGGAGGTGGGTGACGCGGTTGTCAAACTCCGTCCTCAACTGGCTTTGTAGGCTTTTGCCGATTTCTTCTATTTTGCTTGTTACTACATCGATGGTCTTCTGCATGTGTTCGGCAATTTTCTCGGATTCTTCTTCGTGTTTCTCTTTCAGTGATACCATCATACTGAGTACAGAGGTGATACTGTCGTTCAGAGCTTTCTCCCTCGCTGTGAACTCTTGTACGACTCCAGTCAATCGTTGGGTGACTTCAGCAGATGCCGGTCCTAGTGATTCAAACTGATGCTCCGTTTCAGGGTGTTTTGTAGTTGTGCATTCTTTACAGATGGCCACATCACACGTTTCACAGAAGTGTGTGAGTTCTTCATCAGGATGCTGGCTGCAGAAACTCGCCCCTTGCTGTGAAACAGAATCGACCTGTCCTAATCTGTGATACTCCTCCAGACTAAGCAACCTGTGTGAACGGGTATGCTTGAAATTTCGGTGTGCGACAACGCAGTTACCGCAAATTTGAATAGCGCACACGACACAATATTTTACGGTAACACTTTCACTTCGTTCGCATCCACCGCACAGTACATTCACACTTCTGTCTGTCTCGAGTTCCTCAGTACTTTGGACCACATCGCTGGCAGCTGAACTTAACAGCTCATGCCTGGCGATCGAGTCACCGCCCGGTTCCTCGacaagtttgtgttgttgtcgGCAGAGAGGGCAACATATCTCTCCGTTCGTCGCCGATTTGTCAAGACACTGCTCACAAAAGTTATGTTGACACGGAAGAGATTTTGCGTCAATATGTTCTTCCATACAAACACCACAAACTACAAGATTCTGATGAAAATCATCACCGCAAGCCGCAGCCCCTTCGACGTCCATGTTGAAGTACGAGAGTTACGAAATTAGAAATCAATATATATCTAACGGCACCATGCCCTATAAACGCAGCTCGTAGAGTATTAGTAAGGACCCCTTaacttcaaaattacatattttatttgtctTGTAGCCATAGTTACTTTCCTGGGTATTCGACTTAATTTATCAATATCTAATCTCATAGGGAGTTCTTGCCATAGCGGGCGTGATTTGTTGATATGAAGCATTCCGCGACATCACCAATTCTACTTAAATATTAATAAGCAACAGTTCACAGTATCACGTCGTGATCGTCGAGATAATAGGTCACCATCGAGTTTTCGGCGATCTGTGTGACACCTCATACGGCTTCTGGACTTTGCTCACCTACTGGGCAAAAACAGCAATGGGACCCCTTCAGTGATCATTGGTGATGACCCTCCCGTTGTCGTCGGTGACGCAAATGCACTTTGGAGTGGTCGGTTCGTTTGCATTGCTGTGAAAGACTAACAAGCTCGAGCTTGTGGTCTACGTCGCGCTGTTAAATTTCCAGTGTCACAGACGTACACATTTCCAGCATTGTCAATGGCTATGTCTTCTAGGGAATTAACTTGGCCGTACCTGCTGTCTCGAGATTCATATTCACTCTGGTATTTTCCGTATGCGGTGAAGACCTGAATACTGCTATTGCCTTTGTCTGCTTCGTCCGAAACTAATACTTTGCCATCTTTAGCTGTGCAAATACCATATATCATATTCAGTACTTGTGATCGGCCCACTCCCTACTCCCCGCATCATTTCAAGCTCCCCCTACCCTCTCCCCACCTCTGAAATTCCCGCCCGCTTTTTATGTACTAGATTACAcataaattctttaaaaaggACAAAAGATAGCTaatttaattttgtactgaaaccTATTTTCCGTTACCCACTGCTAAAAATtttctctcccccccccccactgtagaaactaaaatttcttccccgcccactgtaatattgactttttCTCCTCGCCTGCTGGTAAGTTTTTAAGTTTGCCAGCCCGCTGAAAATACTTTACGCACGGACACCTTTTTGTACGAACAGCTttgttggcggcacctgatgtATGACTGTTTAAGCTGACATTCACGGTTCAGAGAGGAACCAAAACTACCGATATAGGTATCATCTGCTTCGTAAATGTTAACGAGTTTGTATTTTCGAAGGTGAACTAGACTCTGGCATCAGAGTGGTTCACTGCAATATCCGAATAGTTATCAGATGTTTTATCAATGACTTCTATAAACAGCTcataattttgatgacaaactATATGATACTGCCACAGTAGCTCAAGCTGGTAAAATAGATGATGCAATCCTTCGATACAACTGTGGAGGAAAAGATGTCAAATTGTGCATTCCAATCATTACTCTCTGTATTTCCGTTTACATTGAATGACTGCAACCTGCTATCATTTGTACCATTTACTAATAATTCGCCAGTTACTGTCATTGTGACAGCGCCAGTAACTAGCAATAACGACTAGTAACGAGCAGTAATGAGCAATAACGAGCTAGAACTAGATAGAACCATGGAATATTTTTACCGCCGTGATAGAACACAGAAATAACGATTAACGAGCCACAGACAGAACACACTGTCAGACACGCTCGGTTTTCAGAGCGAGGTTGTAAATCACGTAAGGTAATATAAGTacttcgctgatcactgcgtctcacgtgacttGACTAGACGCAGCAcgtcactgaggcggggaccagccaatATAAGTACTATACGTGTTGTAGAGGGCGTAATTTCCACGACTGGCGGACACTGAATTTATGGACAGATCATAATTTTGGGCTCCGCTTTCCTTTCAATAGCAAATGACTGACTTTTAATCGCTATGTGCTCGATGTAAAAGATTTCCCGAATGGAATTATTTCTCACATTGAAGATTTGGACTTCAAATGTGTCATTTACTCAACAACCGGCAGACTGTTTTTCACGTCATATAAGCTGCACATCATCTAGTTTCATTCACTATTTATTATTCAttaatttgtctttttaaaTGAGAAATTTAACCCTGTTTCGATTGAAAAACGGTTGACCAGGAAGATACTATAAGACCGAGGGAAAAATCGTGTGTTTCAGGCACCGTCACCTgtgatcggtctattccgcttggcgtctatgccccatagacgtgtgtacatatgcctgagaagtacttctcaggcatatgtacacgcgTCTTCTcaagcatatgtacacacgtctatggggcatagacgccgagcggaatagaccgatcacaggtgactgtgggtTCTGGTTAACCGACCTAACCTAATGTTTACCCGATGACCGTTCACTGTCATTTTCGGCTAGAAAGTCGCCGTCTAACGATAGCAAAGCTTACTATCCGTTACAGAGTATTATTTTGATGACCTTTCATGTATATAAACGTATTCCATGTACAAGAGTCAGGGTTCTGTACATCAGCAAGTCGACGTTTTTTTCACATCGACCGGGCTATTGGTACGATGGGATGGGACTTACCTGTGGTGGTAGGTTGGTAGGTTCGTTGTATGACATGTGAAGCTTACGTTCTTTGTAAAACCTGCGGGTGATAATTGTAGTACAATCGTATTTTATTGTTACGATAGTGTTCACTTTTTAGAAACTGGTTTTGGACATTCGTTTGAGAATCTACACTACTATCGAAGCCCAACTTTATTCGAAATTTCCACGGTTTAAAACCTGTGTTGATTGGTACTACAGTACAACGTAGTTGAACGGTGTCAGAACTGAGAGATGGACACCCTAGACGGAGCCAGTATCATAGGCGTAATACGAATATTATACTtcactttatttttttctgttttggtttcctacactgtaaaaatagcggacgtttgacgcgtctttacgcgttcaaaatgtaggtgtcggtgttcaaatttgaacggctagtgttcatattgttaacactggtattcatattattaacacCGATGTTCAAAACCTGAACAcggagtgttaacaaccatctccttcaagtgttcaaaaactcagcattacagaaattttacaatgctGTGAAACAATTCacaatctttagtgtttttcacttttctatggctaaattaaatttattactgcctcgctgtccggcaaacgtacacggattttgaagTAACGAATTTGCcgctaagtgaaaaatatctccggtctaaaattgctgaaagcaagtttttttctcaaaaaggaagtgtacaaaataattttacacgtttaatACGggttacaattttgaaattttgaaaagaaaatcagataaccaccatgaccgttttaattttaacattggcgtgcaagaggcgttctacttctaaacacttggtgttcaagtttggtgccttttcttatcccgtcatgcatcaaaacggaagttgcgacatttttcttgtaaacgcacgccgaggtcgtgatcgtgcggaagcaagaccagaaatggtaagttttctctccaaaatagtaaaacgtgttaattttgaagcatctgtattattatcctttgaaattatttgtatagtacttcggaatagctaaaatacgtgaagaaacctttttttctctcagtggctggtataccatacactagctgtgaatacgcagcggtgttttgggccatggcgtatcgatcgcactcgggtcaagcgTCATCACCACAttactgtggcgatgacccttgacccgagcgcgatcgatatgccacattaccgctgcgtaatcacagctaacacatgtcttttagtaatcacaatcgcatgtaaaacattagttaaacatcgcagtGTGTACattctattgtttcagcatatgagagttggctttgttttacttttcatcagttgatgacaagaagaagccaatattttgtaacagtatcgaaaagaggtactgtataccaaagtcacccctGTTCCTTAACCTAAGAAGGTTACCTTGTCTTTCAgttaaagtctcatgtcgccatattacctattgttgcattattttcaggatgtgaaaagtttgattgacctggtaatcgaagagttattacagaaactGATGGTATacaaattgaagaagatgagtgtacaggtagctgccTGGAAACATGCTTGAGAACATCAGTTCAtcctaatgtagatttaaacttccaagggtcagtaactgaattttgataagtttctgtatttttgttctgaatttatctaagctttggtagaacgctatgatcaactaaatattACTGAgaaaataagctttcaaatacgtgtagtctcccttatcagatgcaagaatGGAATGAAGGATtaaagcagaaagtgacagaaaattcagagtgaaaaatgtacactctgaatttctaaattttctgaaattttcactctgaattttctgtcgctttctgcttcaattctcCATTCCACCCttacatctgatgaaggagacttcacgtctttaaATACTTATGCTCCACTgcctccagtaacatttagttgatcatagcctaccaaatcttagattattttgtattgtagatcagCACGTCTTTTGatctcgatttgttactgtttttgGCTTTGCTgttagcgacgcagagcttatcttataggtgaatgtgtggcatcgtcctcaaatttttacatcccaagctttttcttcaaaacggccagtacgattcatttaatatttatccttttttaaagatattacaaacaaacaaaccttttcgttcatgaaggactttgttggacgaggaaataggttttacactgccaaggacccactttacccactttctgcatgttgtgccttactgtgacatttggtgacaacttgacatgtgtTACTTTAGTGTCgacaactatgtaccatgtgcatcagagaagccttgactaacttgtTTCCaagtttacaattgtctatataAGAAGAAATGTCttaaaccatcttacaaaaacggaataaacatttcatacgaatacgtgttttcaacacaataagcaAGCCAAACTTTGCGCTTTTTCAAAACATGTAttttgtacgtttttacaaatatgaaaatataatgtaatccacaataattaaataaaaccaacacgattggaactaatttgggtaaattggatggtgaagtgatgtctttaaaatctacaaatgtaaactcatctgcctttcttttactttacatacttgtttttatgagtaaattgtaattttgagacattCAGCTAGGGCACTTAAcatgtttgagaaatttgaaaaatatgaatatccaattatcccaaattagttccaatcgtgttaacctgttttttctttactttgttcatattttttgaaaacgaccGACAGTGTTTATAaggactttcttttgtttatgttttgatcggaaggtgttaacaccgttggcgTTTGCCTCTGACCAACTTTACAAAATGGCCatttttattttcccattttataCTAgctaattgtattttactcaaggaatttttgtgtaattttagaataaaataattttactgaatatcagtggtccgttttgttatttccaggcttgaacaccccttgaacgcccaaaattaaaggtgttcaacaagtgcatatcatgtgttctatcctttaacacacttatcgttgaacggcgtccatgcgttcaaaaagtgttacagccctttgaccgcgtaaatgcgttcaatttttgaacacttttcatgtgcaacgtgtgttcagctacggaacaccatggtgttcaatataagggactggtcagtttcttcggcctggggggggggccggtggattattttttgccgacgtcaaaaagtggctgaccccccctattccaaattttgaaaacagggtgaccccccctattccaaatttctaaaacagggtgacccccccccctgggcgcgacaaaggtaaaacaaaagatggacataaattatatatatatatatatatatatatatatatatatatatatatatatatatatatatatatattatattttacattttacatatatttatattttaaatagtcattctatgttttagtgaaattgttgacatgtcagttgtaagataggaatttatacagtacattttgaatgagctgtattttgaatgagctgtgaatgtatttcacactttctctgcttaaccagatgtcctgaactgttgtacagaaatggatgtcaatcattaatatcaaagaggaaaaagcagtgaatcaaaaactttgatgggtgttaagacttgccaaccatccaattaaatctactgaggagccatagagagcttttttagccaaatctgatgtgtacagtgtctgagaggaccttttcttgtgtaacattgaaaccataaaagcacagctaatgacaaaaactgccttttttaactgttattttgttcataaaaaagcatctttctacagaaaacctatgaaacaaaggaaaataattgcatcaatgagaaggaaagatatcttgtcatttttctatctctaaaataagtcactgtatcaaatatatattgtgaaatatttgtgcatgttgctttctcatactgaattctcacagagagaacagaaaagtatcaggaatttgtcatccttttcatatgaaatgcagatttcataatggtacactttcacttagcaaacatcaagatatctctgaaagtatggcgcccgaagggcgcgccaaaaaatatgaaacatcctgatatctctgatatatatgccttgtatattaaagtcatgcacctgaagggcatgctgaaagatgtatgatatattaaagtaatgagcttgaagagcacgctgaacatacagatatctctgatgtatgtatgcttgatatgttaaagttgggcgtgctgaaaaatatgactgattattaaagttacgcgcccgaagggcgcgccgaaaaatacaactgaatgatgaattttgtggctgacactagcattttaggcaatgatgagtctgtgtcaaaattcaaaaacacactgaccccccctattgggcatttcaaaaacatggtgaccccccctatcaccaaagtcaaaaacagggtgaccccccccatgaatccaccggcccccccaggctgaagaaactgaccagtccctaaaatctgatgaacacatagtgttcaaaatctgcacacgtgtgttcaataTAAAatctgatgaacacatagtgttcaaaatctgcacacgtgtgttcaaaaattgaacgttggttgaacacgtagtgttaaatttctgaacgtccagacgcgttcaaaaagtgttacaaaaaggcgtttaattggtgttctatccttgaacacttaactttacagtgtagatgCTCATTTTATGTTTCAAAAGCTTATTGGTAAATCTCCTGGAATATAACAGGTTTTGAAGCAAAGACGGACAGGTCTTGATATTACCGAGGCACACGCTAAAAAAGATGGGGGAAATATAGTGCAAAGGAAAACTTGGACCATCTGATGTATTTTGTGAGAGTTTGTGCCATTTTGTGCAAACAAGATACAACGCGCGATtagactaattataagactaaaataggatttggaattcGTCCGATACAAAACTTCGATAATATGAACAGCGATTTTTGTGTAACAAACGGGAAATCAGTAAAATACTGAATTTCAATCCTTCCTGTTCCAGCATAGTGTACATCTGCTCATGACCAGACGGTAGTAAACAGAATATGTAGTTGGTGAGAGTAAATGCCATGTGCCCATTCTCATTTACCTATAGACCCTGATGTGATCAAACTAACGCAGCTGAATCATCATTTCGTTTTCTAAAACTTGGACTGCGGTCATTGATAAACAGTTCAGTCTTTCTGCAGACGAATTCAAATCAGTTTGATCAGCTTGACGGTATTCAAACTTGTGTAACTGTGATCTGACAACGTATTTTGAAATAGCTATTCATCGGAACACTATTTCGAACAACTAGATAAAATGCAAATCTAACTTCCTTGTTTCTGAGAAAGCATGTAAACGGaaccatatttttttaaaatttaacatttatcTTGCTGTGCCATTTTATCAACACAGCTTCTagattttttagatttttgagtAGGCCTAGTAAGCTAGAGTACAATAATCCTTCAGTAGAAATCAGCATGAAAGTACTGCAAGATCTTGACGGTGTCGTACCTGTTCAAATCGATCTCCGGAAAATTCGCTTTGGCGGTTTCGCTCATTCCAAACTACTTCCCAGTTAATCTTACAGGACGAACGAGCTCAAGGACAGCACTATGAATCAGTAAGgtttatgtttgataatttgtatAGGGAGTGCACTCCGACATAAGAAT
This DNA window, taken from Ptychodera flava strain L36383 chromosome 4, AS_Pfla_20210202, whole genome shotgun sequence, encodes the following:
- the LOC139132089 gene encoding E3 ubiquitin-protein ligase TRIM71-like, which produces MDVEGAAACGDDFHQNLVVCGVCMEEHIDAKSLPCQHNFCEQCLDKSATNGEICCPLCRQQHKLVEEPGGDSIARHELLSSAASDVVQSTEELETDRSVNVLCGGCERSESVTVKYCVVCAIQICGNCVVAHRNFKHTRSHRLLSLEEYHRLGQVDSVSQQGASFCSQHPDEELTHFCETCDVAICKECTTTKHPETEHQFESLGPASAEVTQRLTGVVQEFTAREKALNDSITSVLSMMVSLKEKHEEESEKIAEHMQKTIDVVTSKIEEIGKSLQSQLRTEFDNRVTHLHAELKELETLESLFAHAREFAEQLLTTCNPVQIMSASKWVFSQIENTLAKGTHQFPVANDYMEFQPLENSFEELCLGEVKVSPYEGEVSPQIARIQEEVNISIQPTEDAITTLPTADYIKVTVTDPDDKTEEVRITHKEDSTFSLGSLGQKEGAHKLSVSVYNAPVIGSPFHVHVIPRKGLLRQFGGLPSEQGSPFKPHGVTMTKTGDLLVCDANDYRLQSFRINRNTDGDKIEITNVEISRRLKFAAVSQYGYIYFTAKPIAVFGVVYAPPGPANQAYDVIVCNQNYELVRSFRHDSAMKGLLGSSCTDDLGIAVSHTDGKVYVISSNLNTVNIHRADGTYIGCFGSAGTGPGQFNNPYGVCTKKDGKVLVSDKGNNRIQVFTADGEFLRCFGSQGNGFGQFNAPEDITIDNDGNVYVCDTGNNRVQKFDSKYKYVCLFQSEENEPVTPCGICVTSDVPYGKVIVSDHERGRISVFAQ